One window of the Chitinophaga niabensis genome contains the following:
- a CDS encoding SusC/RagA family TonB-linked outer membrane protein has protein sequence MKLTFLFLTVAFLSVHASGVSQTVSLSGKDLPLKKIFSSIEKQTGYVVFYNRELLENAHPVTVDVNKMPLSTFLEITFRDQPLNYRITDKMITLFRKQEIPQPFKIETVFMEFTGQVVNSNTGVPVASASVKVKGAGTGTITDAKGNFRIEVEPGVILEISSLGYETKEIKINRNETTMIIPLAEKAAKLNETVVTAFGIEKSSKEIGYSVAKVSGEDINRANSGNLLTGLAGKVSGLNIAIQSADMNPQMRVLLRGIRSFGETSNNQPLFIMNGTPLSFGSDQASASLVMDFINNINPADIEDVTVLKGANGTALYGPEGVNGVIIITTKKGQKGKPAFNYRNSVSFQRMDFRNDLSRQRSFGTGTGNVDANGKGIYSPINNNGWGPAYNGQLVSIGRPDENGDMQQVTYSDKKDARRFFKVGQTIQNNLSLSQSDANSDFYLGLNHTTQKGMIPGDKQNALTLFFSGGRKLGKLNVQLNMNYTRNVYDTGPEFASLLSTPTFIPLLSYKDYKNDKWSDNNHYWYDTDLMSPYQLAAEARSNSTSNSIVAGLVLSLKVLPWLTITEKPGIVYNGIIERNTRQPIIFSDFALLYGGPERYRNKLAWLKEESRLATSLNNDLLITALTKAGYFNFRTTFGSSIRESFTKELTGSGNPVVPVFNLAFSRDPASGSEKSLLSRFYSFFGTSGIGYKDRVFVELMARNDWDSKRARVGRGKDLYVGANTSVILNEVIPALGNLKWLSRLQLRAAVNGTANMNIEPYQSERTLELAYGTGFPYAGATDDGVLSYGFMGGNPNPYLKPEKILTQEYGASFNLWKDRVLLDVSYYTQRNNGVIMKVAIPWLSSGSTIDNLGILRNYGWEMDLKLNPVFKLKNSLTLTADVRLAMNNNKVLSISEVYEGVFPLKKPYWGSMYGIMARTGQTAFEYQVYDWKRDPQGRVIVDKATGMPDTDTEKAMFNGKTLPKFTGGLNFNLSWKGLSLAVLGEFNQGAMHYFEHGAAETQSGMHVMTTYNNREPFIFPNSVYEDGTPGKYLENTSVYVSNTNQELYNHYMNTSTLYLVKADFLKIREIVIGYERFFRSKFVKKVNLSVYGRNIFNYYAKDNVYGDPQLIKGPGSRGYRTIPDNLTGSSSGVSTVPGIAQYGVITTFSF, from the coding sequence ATGAAGCTAACGTTCCTCTTCCTCACAGTGGCCTTCCTGAGTGTACATGCATCAGGGGTTTCGCAGACTGTGTCCCTTTCCGGCAAGGACCTGCCTTTGAAGAAGATCTTTTCTTCCATCGAAAAACAGACCGGATATGTTGTTTTCTATAACAGGGAGCTGCTGGAAAACGCGCATCCTGTTACGGTAGATGTCAATAAAATGCCGCTGTCCACCTTCCTGGAGATCACTTTCAGGGACCAACCATTAAATTACCGCATTACGGACAAGATGATCACCTTGTTCCGCAAACAGGAAATACCGCAGCCTTTTAAGATAGAAACGGTGTTCATGGAATTCACGGGCCAGGTGGTGAACAGCAATACCGGGGTGCCGGTAGCTTCTGCTTCCGTGAAAGTAAAAGGTGCAGGAACAGGCACTATCACAGATGCTAAAGGTAATTTCAGGATAGAAGTAGAGCCGGGTGTTATACTTGAGATCTCTTCCCTGGGGTATGAAACCAAAGAAATTAAGATAAACAGGAATGAAACAACCATGATCATTCCCTTAGCAGAGAAAGCTGCGAAACTGAATGAAACAGTGGTAACCGCTTTTGGGATTGAAAAGAGTTCCAAAGAGATAGGGTATAGTGTAGCCAAAGTAAGTGGCGAGGATATCAACCGCGCTAACTCCGGTAACCTGCTGACAGGTCTGGCAGGGAAAGTATCCGGATTGAACATCGCTATCCAGAGTGCGGACATGAACCCGCAGATGCGTGTATTGCTTCGTGGTATCCGTTCTTTTGGTGAAACCAGTAATAACCAACCTCTGTTCATCATGAACGGCACACCGCTCAGCTTTGGTTCTGATCAGGCGTCCGCCAGCCTGGTGATGGATTTTATCAATAACATCAATCCTGCGGATATTGAAGATGTAACGGTGTTGAAAGGTGCAAACGGTACTGCGTTGTATGGCCCGGAAGGAGTGAATGGGGTGATCATTATCACCACCAAGAAAGGGCAGAAGGGAAAACCGGCATTCAATTACCGGAATAGTGTTTCCTTTCAGCGGATGGACTTCCGGAATGACCTCAGCAGACAAAGATCATTTGGTACCGGAACCGGTAATGTAGATGCAAATGGAAAGGGTATTTACAGCCCTATAAACAATAACGGCTGGGGCCCTGCCTATAACGGACAGCTGGTATCCATTGGCCGGCCGGATGAAAACGGCGATATGCAACAGGTTACCTATTCAGATAAAAAAGATGCCCGCCGTTTTTTCAAGGTGGGACAAACTATACAGAACAACCTGTCTTTATCACAGTCAGATGCGAACTCTGATTTTTACCTGGGATTAAATCATACTACCCAGAAAGGTATGATCCCGGGCGATAAACAAAACGCCCTCACCCTTTTCTTCAGTGGCGGCAGGAAGCTGGGCAAGCTGAATGTTCAGCTGAATATGAACTATACCCGCAATGTTTATGATACCGGCCCGGAATTCGCATCACTGTTGAGTACACCTACTTTTATCCCTTTGCTGAGTTACAAAGATTATAAGAACGATAAATGGTCTGACAACAATCACTACTGGTATGACACGGATCTGATGAGTCCCTACCAGTTAGCTGCAGAGGCCAGGAGTAATTCCACCAGCAATTCCATAGTGGCAGGTTTGGTATTAAGCCTGAAAGTATTGCCCTGGTTAACCATCACTGAGAAACCTGGTATTGTATACAACGGCATTATTGAAAGGAACACCCGTCAGCCGATCATCTTTTCTGATTTCGCCTTATTGTACGGCGGGCCTGAAAGGTACCGCAACAAACTGGCCTGGTTGAAGGAAGAATCCAGGTTGGCTACCAGCCTGAATAACGATCTGTTAATTACAGCATTGACCAAAGCAGGGTATTTTAATTTCAGAACAACTTTCGGTTCTTCCATCCGGGAAAGCTTTACGAAAGAACTCACCGGTTCCGGTAACCCTGTTGTACCGGTATTTAACCTGGCTTTTTCCAGGGATCCCGCCTCCGGTAGTGAGAAATCGCTGTTGAGCCGTTTTTATTCCTTCTTTGGTACTTCCGGCATTGGATATAAGGACCGTGTTTTTGTAGAACTGATGGCCCGGAACGATTGGGATTCCAAACGCGCGAGGGTTGGAAGAGGCAAAGATCTGTACGTAGGTGCCAATACCTCTGTTATACTGAATGAAGTGATCCCTGCTCTCGGAAACCTGAAATGGTTATCCCGTCTGCAATTGCGCGCAGCAGTGAATGGTACTGCCAATATGAATATCGAACCTTATCAGTCCGAAAGAACTTTAGAACTGGCTTATGGAACTGGTTTCCCTTATGCCGGCGCTACAGATGATGGTGTATTAAGTTATGGGTTCATGGGTGGTAACCCAAATCCTTACCTGAAACCGGAAAAGATATTGACACAGGAATACGGCGCTTCTTTCAATCTCTGGAAAGATCGCGTGTTACTGGATGTATCTTATTATACCCAGCGTAATAACGGTGTGATCATGAAAGTAGCCATCCCATGGTTAAGCAGTGGCAGCACCATAGATAACCTGGGCATATTGCGCAATTACGGTTGGGAAATGGACCTTAAGCTGAACCCGGTCTTCAAACTAAAGAATAGCCTTACCCTTACTGCGGACGTACGACTGGCGATGAACAATAACAAAGTATTATCCATCAGCGAGGTTTACGAAGGTGTTTTCCCTTTGAAAAAACCATATTGGGGAAGCATGTATGGCATCATGGCCCGCACAGGTCAAACTGCATTTGAATACCAGGTGTATGACTGGAAGCGTGATCCGCAAGGAAGGGTGATTGTAGATAAAGCAACTGGTATGCCGGATACAGATACGGAAAAAGCGATGTTCAATGGTAAAACATTGCCGAAGTTTACGGGCGGATTAAATTTCAACCTCTCCTGGAAAGGTTTATCCCTTGCTGTTCTCGGAGAATTCAACCAGGGTGCCATGCATTATTTTGAACATGGTGCTGCAGAGACACAAAGCGGCATGCACGTGATGACCACCTACAATAACCGCGAGCCGTTCATCTTCCCTAATTCAGTGTATGAAGATGGTACACCCGGCAAATACCTGGAAAATACTTCCGTTTACGTGAGTAATACCAACCAGGAGCTTTACAACCACTATATGAATACCAGTACGCTGTATCTCGTGAAAGCAGACTTCCTGAAAATACGCGAGATCGTGATAGGGTATGAGCGGTTCTTCAGATCAAAGTTCGTAAAGAAAGTGAACCTGAGTGTGTACGGCAGGAATATCTTCAACTACTACGCAAAGGACAATGTATACGGCGATCCGCAATTGATAAAAGGTCCGGGCAGCAGAGGATACAGAACCATTCCTGATAACCTCACGGGTTCTTCTTCTGGTGTTTCTACTGTGCCTGGTATTGCACAGTATGGTGTTATTACCACTTTTAGTTTTTAA
- a CDS encoding TonB-dependent receptor, translated as MKTLLYLVFGVLPFCAYAQKGSIKGRILDKASGGVLEAASISAVAKKDSALLAYTFSNNRGEFTLSGLPVDKELEVFVSYKGFRDTVIFFTSLGTDYHTWPLTRQSIDLKEVEISARRPPFQMRNDTLEFDATAFKLLPNAAVKDLLKKLPGVMIDQKGNITVNGKKATKIQVEGRDFFSGNLQAATENLPGDMIEKVQVTETKSLEQQRSLAVRPPSEDVTINLKLKKNKKNGLFGNASAGIGTDSRYAGNASVNSFGDPERLSFYGSAGNAPNGESGAVVATVGASSSPGFSGGGITDAQSAGFNLNTKYGKKVSIDASYNFSRSETRKETFRDRLNLLPDSSFWYNSHESELDYSRNHSLSAGITYERDSFTVLTVRPTIQFGNRRGASFINAGSHAMRTGVVGDGDQWSFGNELSFNKTSKDRRLNLNITWRMGMNNRTDRQLNNSIYHLDTIDQHSLQDEKAFSHNATFNLSGKLGGRFVAALVYTLDRNNSHFLKETFSSGSKLIDSTLSSNNKNINTTQVPSAQIAYKGERLSIALNAGIRFMQQENKLLWKDSAIVIKQRQFSPNLQMNYTMGQNGHLGLGYTVSSTAPTAEQLAPAVDNSNPLYIRLGNPALKTGITHSFYANMFRYIPQKGIGMNMMGNGTFMRNQIVNDVFYDTSGRQVSTFRNVSGGRTIQLTAMVNGTRKWKHWNVRGGLNVGGANHREIGFVEKLRNESQGWRVNGYLDVSVSWKELYTISLSAENGWNTTAYSLPGLKDVSYNTQGYTGQLQVTSVKRMEISCQMNYRYNSEIQGVMVWNGAIAYRFLKKEQLTLRLSVNDLFNGNTSISRTTGPAFIENLRVNALQRYGMLTLKYNFNRFTETLAPAAGVIMMR; from the coding sequence ATGAAAACTTTATTATACCTGGTTTTTGGGGTACTACCTTTTTGCGCATATGCGCAAAAAGGTAGTATTAAAGGCCGGATCCTTGATAAAGCATCCGGCGGGGTGTTGGAGGCGGCGAGTATTTCTGCTGTAGCGAAAAAGGACAGTGCGCTGCTGGCCTATACATTCAGCAATAACAGGGGCGAGTTCACACTGAGCGGGTTGCCTGTGGATAAGGAACTGGAAGTATTTGTTTCCTATAAAGGCTTCCGGGACACCGTGATCTTTTTTACGTCATTAGGTACAGATTACCATACCTGGCCCCTGACACGGCAAAGTATTGATCTCAAAGAAGTGGAGATCTCTGCCCGAAGGCCTCCTTTCCAGATGAGGAATGATACCCTGGAGTTTGATGCCACTGCTTTCAAACTATTACCTAATGCTGCGGTGAAGGACCTGCTGAAGAAGTTGCCCGGGGTTATGATAGATCAGAAGGGGAACATTACGGTGAATGGAAAGAAAGCAACTAAGATACAAGTGGAGGGCCGGGATTTTTTTAGTGGTAACCTGCAGGCCGCTACTGAAAATTTACCAGGAGATATGATTGAGAAGGTGCAGGTAACAGAAACTAAATCCCTTGAACAGCAACGTTCACTGGCAGTACGCCCTCCTTCAGAGGATGTGACCATCAACCTGAAACTGAAAAAGAATAAGAAGAATGGATTGTTTGGGAATGCATCGGCGGGTATTGGTACAGATTCCCGTTATGCGGGGAACGCATCTGTTAATTCCTTTGGTGATCCGGAACGGCTCAGTTTTTACGGGTCTGCAGGGAATGCGCCAAATGGAGAATCAGGCGCTGTAGTGGCAACAGTGGGAGCTTCGTCTTCTCCCGGCTTTTCCGGAGGTGGCATTACAGATGCACAATCTGCCGGCTTTAACCTGAATACAAAATACGGTAAGAAGGTGTCCATAGACGCCAGTTACAATTTCTCCCGTAGTGAAACCCGGAAGGAAACATTCAGGGACCGGCTGAACCTTTTGCCAGATAGTAGTTTCTGGTATAACAGCCATGAATCTGAACTGGATTATTCCCGCAACCATAGTTTGTCTGCCGGTATCACTTATGAACGGGATTCTTTTACTGTTCTCACAGTGCGGCCAACTATTCAATTCGGCAATAGACGGGGTGCTTCTTTTATCAATGCCGGCTCACATGCCATGAGAACAGGTGTTGTTGGTGACGGAGATCAATGGAGTTTTGGAAATGAACTTAGTTTTAATAAAACGTCAAAAGACCGCAGGCTGAATTTGAATATAACCTGGAGGATGGGCATGAATAACCGCACAGACAGGCAGTTGAATAATTCCATCTATCACCTTGATACGATCGATCAGCATTCACTTCAGGATGAGAAGGCCTTCAGCCACAATGCTACTTTTAACTTGTCCGGCAAGTTGGGAGGGCGTTTTGTTGCTGCATTGGTATATACACTAGACCGGAATAACAGCCATTTTTTAAAAGAAACCTTTTCTTCGGGATCTAAACTGATCGATAGCACATTATCCAGTAATAATAAAAACATCAATACCACGCAGGTGCCTTCTGCGCAGATCGCTTATAAGGGAGAGCGGCTGAGCATTGCATTGAATGCGGGCATCCGGTTCATGCAGCAGGAGAATAAGTTATTATGGAAGGATTCGGCGATAGTTATTAAGCAGCGACAGTTCTCTCCTAATCTTCAGATGAATTATACAATGGGGCAGAACGGACATCTGGGTTTAGGTTATACTGTTAGCTCCACAGCACCTACTGCGGAACAACTTGCACCTGCCGTGGATAATTCCAATCCCCTGTACATCCGGTTGGGGAATCCTGCATTAAAAACAGGGATCACCCATTCCTTTTATGCCAATATGTTCCGCTATATCCCGCAAAAGGGTATTGGTATGAATATGATGGGGAATGGCACTTTCATGCGTAACCAGATAGTGAATGATGTGTTTTACGATACATCCGGCAGGCAGGTAAGTACCTTCCGGAATGTGAGCGGAGGAAGGACCATCCAGTTAACAGCGATGGTGAATGGTACGCGGAAATGGAAACATTGGAATGTAAGAGGAGGTTTGAATGTGGGAGGCGCTAATCATCGTGAGATCGGTTTTGTAGAAAAGCTGCGTAACGAATCCCAGGGCTGGAGAGTGAATGGATACCTGGATGTATCTGTCAGCTGGAAAGAGTTGTATACTATTTCTCTCAGTGCTGAAAACGGGTGGAATACAACTGCCTACTCTCTTCCGGGTTTAAAAGATGTAAGCTACAATACACAGGGATATACCGGGCAATTGCAGGTGACATCTGTAAAGAGGATGGAAATATCCTGCCAGATGAATTACAGGTATAACTCAGAGATCCAGGGGGTAATGGTTTGGAACGGTGCCATCGCTTATCGTTTCCTGAAAAAAGAACAGTTAACGCTACGTTTGTCTGTGAATGATCTGTTCAATGGTAACACGAGTATATCCCGTACAACCGGACCTGCTTTTATAGAGAACCTGCGGGTGAATGCCTTACAGCGTTATGGCATGCTCACCTTAAAATATAATTTTAACCGGTTCACCGAAACATTGGCTCCTGCGGCGGGAGTCATTATGATGAGATAA
- a CDS encoding M16 family metallopeptidase translates to MINFCGKIAAAAIAMSIFFNGIAFAQEVPLDAAVKVGKLPNGFTYYIRKNTAPENRAVLYLVNKVGSILETDTQQGLAHFLEHMAFNGTTHFPKNELVNYLQKAGVRFGADLNASTSFDETIYQLPVSTEDKTLFRNALQILRDWAQGITLEGAEIDKERGVILEEKRQRLGSSQRIQDKVFPVLTNNSRYAYRMPIGTEEVLKNFKHEEIRKFYEDWYRPDLQALIVVGDINVAATEKMVISLFSNLKQPARPKEREEYKIPLSGKNQFLLVTDPEVSAARMEITIKHPAMEMKTVADFREATKRVLFGMMIANRFSEIAQQSEAPFLSASCSIGQSLANLDAFSGRVILKPGLAEKGIKAYWTELERLKQHGFTASELKRAGINFMSSMERTYKEREKVPSENYVREYTQHFLHQVGAPGIVYEYELYKKLIAELGTDEMNQLAGKYITDTNRDIVIIGDEKQSLPAEAAVMQWLQPVGPVTAYEDKKSTRTSLLDQAVLPGSITNENVRKELGLTELVLSNGVKVILKPTEFKKDEIVFNAFSPGGLSLVSDADFYSARMATSLIAASGVSDMTLQELRNLLTGKSISVSPYIDENTEGISGAASREDLETALQLVYLYFTKPRKDPVAFDNLVEQVRVSYSNTDQSPGTAFRDTLSAVMGDYHFRKMKMPPEKLDALDADKAMQIYKERFADASDFTFTFVGSFDVAAIKPLLEKYLGALPATHRQEKVKDLHLNYPQGRITRKVIKGKEPQSVVMLAFGGAFEYNKATTDQMKALASVLTIRLIERLREQEGGVYNARASVNIRKVPTGEYTFLINFICDPRNVEPLILSVNSEIMKLKMEGAAEEDITKYKAGEKSGLDRVLKENAFWLSYLSSKSMNGEEPEVPEIKNRMKLITPESLQQTAVKFFNNANYIRVVLVPETK, encoded by the coding sequence ATGATTAATTTTTGTGGCAAAATAGCCGCAGCGGCTATCGCTATGTCTATATTTTTTAATGGAATTGCTTTTGCGCAGGAGGTGCCATTGGACGCAGCCGTGAAAGTGGGTAAGTTACCCAATGGTTTCACCTATTACATCAGGAAGAACACTGCACCTGAAAACAGGGCGGTACTGTACCTGGTGAACAAGGTAGGATCCATATTGGAAACAGATACGCAGCAAGGCCTCGCACACTTCCTGGAACATATGGCCTTTAATGGCACTACCCATTTCCCTAAGAACGAACTGGTGAATTATCTGCAGAAAGCAGGCGTACGTTTTGGGGCAGACCTCAATGCATCTACTTCTTTTGATGAAACCATTTACCAGTTACCGGTTTCCACGGAAGATAAAACCCTGTTCCGCAACGCACTTCAGATCTTGCGTGATTGGGCACAGGGCATTACACTGGAAGGCGCGGAAATAGACAAAGAACGTGGTGTGATCCTCGAAGAAAAACGCCAGCGCCTGGGTTCCTCCCAACGTATACAGGATAAAGTGTTTCCGGTATTGACGAACAATTCCCGCTACGCGTATCGCATGCCTATTGGTACAGAGGAAGTGCTGAAGAATTTCAAACATGAAGAGATCCGCAAATTTTATGAAGACTGGTACCGGCCGGATCTGCAGGCGCTCATTGTAGTGGGAGATATAAATGTAGCTGCAACAGAGAAAATGGTGATCAGTTTATTTTCCAATCTCAAACAACCCGCCCGGCCTAAAGAAAGAGAGGAATATAAGATCCCGCTGAGTGGTAAGAATCAATTCCTGCTGGTAACAGATCCGGAAGTATCAGCAGCCAGGATGGAGATCACCATCAAACATCCTGCAATGGAAATGAAAACGGTGGCAGATTTCCGCGAAGCCACAAAGCGGGTGCTGTTTGGTATGATGATAGCCAACCGCTTTTCCGAGATCGCACAGCAGTCAGAAGCACCTTTCCTGAGTGCCAGTTGCAGTATCGGGCAATCACTGGCCAACCTGGATGCTTTTAGCGGAAGGGTGATACTGAAACCGGGCTTAGCAGAGAAAGGGATCAAAGCTTACTGGACAGAACTGGAACGTTTGAAGCAACACGGATTTACGGCTAGTGAACTGAAAAGGGCCGGCATCAACTTCATGAGCAGTATGGAACGTACTTATAAAGAAAGAGAGAAAGTTCCTTCGGAGAATTACGTGCGGGAATATACACAGCATTTCCTGCACCAGGTTGGTGCCCCTGGTATTGTATATGAATACGAATTGTATAAAAAGCTCATTGCTGAACTGGGTACTGATGAAATGAACCAGCTCGCCGGTAAATACATCACAGATACAAACAGGGATATTGTGATCATTGGAGATGAGAAACAGTCTTTACCTGCAGAAGCTGCTGTGATGCAATGGTTACAGCCTGTAGGGCCTGTTACGGCATATGAAGACAAAAAGAGCACCCGAACGAGCTTGTTGGATCAGGCTGTTTTGCCTGGCTCCATCACTAACGAGAATGTACGCAAAGAATTAGGACTCACAGAACTGGTATTGAGCAACGGGGTGAAAGTAATACTGAAACCTACTGAATTTAAGAAAGATGAGATCGTTTTTAATGCGTTTAGTCCGGGTGGGCTTTCTTTGGTAAGCGATGCAGATTTTTATTCCGCCAGGATGGCTACCAGTCTTATTGCTGCCAGCGGTGTGTCTGATATGACTTTGCAGGAACTACGTAATTTGCTGACAGGTAAAAGTATTTCCGTTTCACCTTACATAGATGAGAATACGGAAGGAATATCAGGCGCTGCTTCCCGGGAAGACCTTGAAACAGCATTGCAGTTAGTATACCTGTATTTCACAAAACCACGCAAAGACCCTGTGGCGTTCGATAATCTTGTTGAGCAGGTGAGGGTATCTTATTCCAATACAGATCAATCTCCGGGTACTGCATTCAGGGATACTTTATCCGCTGTTATGGGAGATTACCATTTCCGTAAAATGAAAATGCCGCCGGAGAAACTGGATGCATTAGATGCAGATAAGGCCATGCAGATCTATAAAGAGCGGTTTGCGGATGCCAGCGATTTCACTTTTACTTTCGTGGGCAGTTTTGATGTGGCAGCTATTAAGCCATTACTGGAAAAATACCTCGGTGCTTTACCTGCCACCCACCGGCAGGAAAAAGTAAAAGACCTTCATTTGAATTATCCGCAGGGAAGGATCACCAGGAAAGTAATAAAAGGGAAAGAGCCACAGTCTGTTGTAATGCTTGCTTTTGGTGGTGCGTTTGAATATAATAAGGCCACTACAGACCAGATGAAAGCATTGGCTTCCGTATTGACCATCCGGTTGATAGAGCGGCTCCGTGAACAGGAAGGTGGTGTATACAATGCGCGCGCCTCTGTGAATATCAGGAAAGTGCCTACGGGAGAATATACCTTCCTGATCAACTTCATCTGTGATCCCCGTAACGTGGAACCTTTGATCTTGAGTGTGAACAGCGAGATCATGAAGTTAAAAATGGAAGGCGCTGCTGAGGAAGATATCACCAAGTATAAAGCTGGTGAAAAAAGTGGCCTGGACAGAGTGCTGAAAGAAAACGCTTTCTGGCTGAGCTATCTCAGCAGTAAATCAATGAATGGCGAAGAGCCCGAGGTGCCGGAGATTAAGAACAGGATGAAGCTGATCACCCCGGAGAGCCTGCAGCAGACAGCAGTGAAGTTCTTCAATAATGCTAATTACATCCGGGTGGTTTTAGTACCGGAAACTAAATGA
- a CDS encoding SusD/RagB family nutrient-binding outer membrane lipoprotein — protein sequence MRKQYKLLFTALVLLLAGCKKGWIDINYNPLQLTENNSTPDLILPNLLIRSQATVADDWLQSLMGYWAYGEYPTGSPQNTYYPLDHQFLGSSTPDINIFLFEQNALRHEQPYYVGIAKVLKALQWSKAVDISNNIPYGDVGKVEIRKPRYDEGRVIYEGLIKELDAAITLIKGAPQDKALRIGIADIMFKGDKAMWVKFINTLKLRLLMHQACRTDRAAYIQAEIAKITAEGSGFLKSGEDADVNPGYTDIKPAQYFSKFSAFDIYARHYLIMGGSYIPYWQIASANVTAMNLLKESNDPRLRFFYSPARLPLPAGAAEPFTQPGPVEFRGNKAGLPIDRLQYPYQQTDYVSQVGGVRAIRSAVSPASTGIIKGYNMDSWILTSIESMFLQAEAVYRGWLPGDAETAYKDAVKESFRWLNVGGNSNTPALSDAAFNTWYTQEAANAKVNWAAAPDKYKLLMFQKYMAFNGIEPFESWVDYRRNGAFPAIPLSYDPGRASDKMPVRLPYPVSELLLNKENLEAQGTIDVFTSKIWWMP from the coding sequence ATGCGTAAACAATATAAACTACTATTTACGGCTCTTGTGCTCTTATTGGCGGGTTGTAAAAAAGGATGGATCGATATCAACTATAACCCGTTGCAGCTAACGGAGAATAATTCCACACCTGACCTTATTCTGCCGAACCTGCTTATCAGGAGCCAGGCGACCGTTGCAGACGATTGGCTGCAAAGCCTGATGGGCTACTGGGCTTATGGGGAGTATCCTACCGGTTCACCGCAAAATACCTATTATCCGCTGGACCATCAGTTCCTGGGTTCGTCCACACCTGATATCAATATCTTCCTGTTCGAACAAAATGCACTGCGGCATGAGCAGCCCTATTATGTAGGTATTGCAAAAGTGTTGAAGGCACTACAATGGAGCAAGGCTGTTGATATCAGTAACAACATCCCTTACGGTGATGTAGGGAAAGTGGAAATAAGAAAACCCCGTTATGATGAAGGCCGGGTGATCTATGAAGGCCTGATAAAAGAACTGGATGCCGCTATTACGCTCATCAAAGGAGCACCTCAGGATAAGGCGCTTCGTATTGGCATTGCAGACATTATGTTCAAAGGCGATAAAGCCATGTGGGTGAAATTCATTAACACCCTCAAATTGCGCCTGCTGATGCATCAGGCCTGCAGAACAGACAGGGCTGCATACATTCAGGCGGAGATCGCAAAGATCACGGCTGAAGGTAGCGGATTCCTGAAGAGTGGTGAAGATGCAGATGTAAACCCGGGGTACACAGATATAAAGCCAGCACAGTATTTTTCGAAGTTCTCCGCTTTTGATATCTATGCCCGTCACTATCTTATAATGGGTGGATCGTATATTCCCTACTGGCAAATAGCTTCAGCGAACGTAACAGCCATGAACCTGCTGAAGGAAAGTAATGATCCGCGCCTGCGTTTCTTTTATTCCCCTGCCCGTCTGCCATTACCGGCCGGTGCTGCGGAACCTTTTACACAGCCTGGCCCTGTTGAGTTCAGGGGTAATAAAGCGGGTTTACCCATAGACAGGTTGCAATATCCTTATCAGCAAACAGATTATGTATCCCAGGTCGGCGGTGTGAGGGCCATACGATCTGCAGTATCTCCTGCATCCACTGGTATCATCAAAGGATACAATATGGATTCCTGGATCCTGACCAGTATAGAAAGTATGTTCCTGCAGGCAGAAGCAGTGTACCGTGGCTGGTTACCGGGTGATGCAGAGACAGCTTATAAAGATGCCGTAAAAGAATCATTCCGCTGGTTGAATGTTGGTGGTAACAGCAATACGCCTGCTTTATCTGATGCTGCGTTTAATACCTGGTATACACAGGAGGCGGCTAATGCGAAAGTGAATTGGGCTGCTGCACCGGATAAATATAAGTTACTCATGTTCCAGAAATACATGGCCTTCAATGGTATCGAACCCTTTGAATCATGGGTGGATTACCGGCGTAATGGTGCTTTCCCTGCTATCCCTTTATCTTATGATCCTGGCCGTGCATCAGACAAAATGCCGGTAAGGCTTCCTTATCCTGTGAGTGAATTATTACTCAATAAGGAGAACCTGGAAGCGCAGGGCACTATCGATGTGTTCACCAGCAAAATATGGTGGATGCCGTAA